A stretch of Coregonus clupeaformis isolate EN_2021a chromosome 37, ASM2061545v1, whole genome shotgun sequence DNA encodes these proteins:
- the LOC121553507 gene encoding uncharacterized protein LOC121553507 — protein MLSVLEYASVQAPALLRSPTLENPPRFIVQPQPPPQIEGFCSASNVFIRILGAAEGGGQRERRSIRFWALNTLWTSGFLSSAMTRPSTISLGLLILLIGYAAAGPESEFQPRAVRSSACQDHGTLHDRLDVVEKHVEDTVQKLEAELAVLLHTIEAPKWSPLLDTAGKHVVDILDGYGLVENGDS, from the exons ATGTTATCCGTGTTGGAGTATGCTTCAGTGCAGGCTCCAGCTTTGCTGAGGAGTCCCACCCTAGAAAACCCCCCTCGCTTCATCGTTCAGCCTCAGCCCCCTCCTCAGATAGAGGGCTTTTGTTCTGCATCTAATGTTTTCATTAGGATACTGGGTGCAGCCGAGggaggaggacaaagagagagacgtTCAATACGTTTTTGGGCACTGAATACACT CTGGACTTCAGGTTTCCTCTCCTCCGCCATGACCCGCCCCTCCACCATCTCACTTGGACTCCTGATCCTCCTCATTGGCTATGCAGCGGCAG GACCCGAGTCTGAGTTCCAACCCAGAGCTGTCCGGTCGAGTGCCTGTCAGGACCACGGTACGCTTCATGACAGACTGGATGTAGTGGAGAAG CATGTAGAGGACACAGTACAAAAGCTGGAGGCTGAGCTGGCCGTGCTGCTGCACACAATAGAGGCCCCTAAGTGGAGCCCCCTGCTGGACACGGCTGGAAAACATGTGGTGGACATCCTGGACGGCTACGGACTGGTGGAGAATGGCGACtcctga